In a single window of the Actinomycetota bacterium genome:
- a CDS encoding carboxymuconolactone decarboxylase family protein — translation MTTFPAPDTFPNHTSLRRRTSRDTEGDASRVLGKLEATGQDLTISRLVANAGQVLRPFMLMSSALLVQATLPSSVREVVILRIAQQQQTSYEWAEHVPMALRAGVTQQQIDAIEAGQVDEQLFSADELLAVGIAERLLAGGGVPPEDFAAARERWTDDGALELVLSVGWWGGLVPVVIRALGLVDADRDPSVGLTAPERSA, via the coding sequence GTGACCACGTTCCCGGCCCCCGACACCTTTCCCAACCACACCTCGCTACGTCGCCGGACGTCGCGCGACACCGAGGGCGATGCTTCGCGCGTGCTCGGCAAGCTGGAGGCCACCGGACAGGACCTGACGATCTCGCGGCTGGTCGCCAACGCCGGGCAGGTTCTACGGCCCTTCATGTTGATGTCCAGCGCGCTGCTGGTCCAGGCCACGCTGCCGTCGTCCGTCCGGGAGGTCGTCATCCTCCGGATCGCCCAGCAGCAGCAGACCTCCTACGAATGGGCTGAGCACGTCCCGATGGCGCTGCGGGCCGGGGTCACCCAGCAGCAGATCGACGCGATCGAAGCTGGCCAGGTGGACGAGCAGCTGTTCTCCGCGGACGAACTGCTCGCGGTCGGTATCGCCGAGCGGCTGCTGGCCGGCGGCGGCGTGCCCCCGGAGGACTTCGCTGCGGCCCGCGAGCGGTGGACCGACGACGGCGCGCTCGAACTCGTGCTCAGTGTCGGATGGTGGGGCGGATTGGTCCCCGTGGTCATCCGGGCGTTGGGCCTGGTGGACGCCGACCGCGATCCGTCGGTGGGGTTGACCGCCCCGGAACGGTCCGCCTAG